Genomic segment of Pelmatolapia mariae isolate MD_Pm_ZW linkage group LG6, Pm_UMD_F_2, whole genome shotgun sequence:
TTAGTCAAGTTTAAGAAAAAAGTCCTTTGCATTTAGAGTTTTATGAAgtcaaactaaaaacaaagGTGGGCTCGTCAGGTAGGGAGTTACACCTGAACTACGACGTGTTTTACACCATCTGTTAAAGGCAACTGCAGAACACTGGTCATTCACAGCAGACTGGAGACCAGATGAGAAACTGGGGGGAGGATCACTGAATCACCGCTACTTTAAATCAACCTGACTACTAACTGCTTCCAGTCAGGGCCTGTAACGTGTGtccaaagaaagaaacagctgaCTGGGAGCTGCACACAGTCATGGTCAGCAGGTAAAAACActcaaagaagaaaacacaacagaagctGATGGAATGTGTGTGACGAAGCTGCTAAATGGTCCACATCAGTAACTAACTAACTGcatttaaattattaaagattaaaataaGTCATTAGTACCATAAAACTGTAACATGTACTGCTCCTGTGTTGGACGTCTCCATCATCAGCCCCCACCAGCCAAGCTCCTCCACCAAAGAGTGACCTCAGGTTCTCTTCACACAAAGGGAACTGGGGTGGTTTACTGCAGTGGCACCGCTGTGTGAGTGCAGTTTGCTTTGATACTCTGCTAAATTACATATTAGAGACATTCAGGGAAAGGGGCGGGGCCTGATTcacaagtaaacaaacagaacaCTCTGAAGAGGAGCATGAAGACAAAGGTGGAGGAGGAGCTAGCTGACCCACAGTGGACTCACAGATTCCATTAACAAGTCCAGTGTGAGTAATACAAATGGTCCTATTTGTCCTTCTTGGATTCAGACTCCACCCCCTGGGCTTCAACTCCCTGCTGCTCTGGCTCCTCCTCCTCGGGCACTGGGGGGAACTGGGATTGGCTGACCTTGTCTCCTCTGGTCTTGCTGAGCTTCTTGGATTTCTGGTAGAGTTCGTTCAGGTTGAACTCTCGGATGATGTTCTCCTGATAGAAACAAACCAAGCATACAAAGTCTTAAATATAAAGACTCTTCTGTGGAACAAAGTATCAAGTATATGGATCATGAGGGGAACAGCTGACACTATATAACTGAACTGATGTGCACGTTTCTGGAGCTCACAGCTCTACCTAAGCTCTGCCTTTCCCCTCAGCCCCAACCAGTCAACCCTGACCCTGATTAGAATGAAGGgatcttcctgttaaaggggagtttttcctctccactgtGGCCAGGTGCTAACTCACAGAGGACTGTGTTAATATTGGGCTTCTGTCACTTATTGAAGATAATTACAACAACTCAATTTTTAATTTCAGTCTTaagtttttaaagaaacatgTTTCTTATCCCATGTCAACCCTGCAAAGAAGAAGATACAAAGTTACTTTTTCATGCACATATGTCAGATGTAAACATTTGtaataaacaaacataaatctTCTGGTTAACACCACTTACCTTCAGCATTTCAGATATTTCCTTATTTTCTATAATTGGAGTAAATGTAAATAGGATTCTGAGTAACAGTCACACACTCTGATGGAACAAACGGTGACATCAGGGTCAGACGACGCACTGCGGGGCAATATGGCTTTTTCAGATAATGGATGAACttgctttctctttttcagattaCTTTGCACATCGTTCGCTCCACTGACCACGTTTTAACTGACAAACAGGATGCTACAGTGCCATGCGACCAAGTCCAGGTGTTACTGTGGTTGCCGTGGTTACTGAGAAAAAGAACATCTTTGATATTACAGGTATTCACCTTTAGCACACCAGCAGCAGTGGTCTCACCTCAGTGAAGCTCCATGACACAGCCCTGCCCTTCTTGTCCACCTGAGGGCGCCGCATAACTTCCTTCCCTCCTTGGAACAGCACCAACGATGGAAGCTGCTTGGAGAGTGGAGATGCTGACACCTTGTACCTGCAGAACAGGGAGTGCTCACATGTATGTGGGGAGCCAAACGTCACAGAGAAAACTGATTTAAAAGGGTCTTACTTTTTGGAAACCTCTCCATAGCGTCCAATGTCCACTTTGCCAAACTTTAGGCCAGCACAGTTATACCTATTCCACAGAACAGAAGGCACTGAAGTTACTCCTGAACGCAGATGAAGACACACCACAATTTCACCAGAGGATGGTCTCAGCCTTACTTGAGAGAGAGATCAGCGTACACAGAAGCGAAGGACTGGCACTCTGGAGACCAGTTGGCAAAAAACTCGACGATCCACGTTACACGGCTGTCTCTCGCCAGTTCATCCTGGACACACACGGTAaacacacaatttaaaaaaacacaactggACATAACTGTGTTTCACCAACAACCAAACCTCTACCACCAACTCTTCCACTTGTACTCACATCAATAGTTTTGTCACTGAAGTATTTGATGTACTCGGGTCCCATGTACAGAGGAGGCTTACAGGTcatcaaaaacactgaaacacacagaagaTCATAGCAGATGGACCTCTCCCTCACACTCAGTCTGCTGGTTTTTCGGCTGACTCGAGGAAACTGTGCTGCTCTCAGCAGGATCTCACATATTAGTGAACTTACTGTGTCTTTGTATGTTAACATATTATTTCCCTTGTCTACTGAGGGAACGTCAGCCCAATAAGCATCAAATGAAACACACCTTATTTTCTTATATCTCCAGTTTTCAGCGTAACTCACTTCCAGCTTCTCGTTTCAGATTTTTATGACTGATCGTAGCACACTAAACATCAACTCATGACAACTCTAAAGGCCTTTGATCCGTTAATTCATCACAATCTTAGAATGGACAACTGGACAAGTAGATGACGTTCAAACTTCACACCAAATCCAAATCTCATTTCTTCCCCTGAGTCTGACCCCTCTGTCTCGATCCCTTGCTCTGCTGTTTTAACCAGTTTGAGCCTGTGACTCTTTCTTATTTAGAGGATGTGGTCGGCCACCTGAGGCCCTCTGGTTCCCCAAATGATCCTGTCCCACCACGATTTTTTAAGGAGATGTTTCCTAGCATAAGCCAGGCTGTTCTTGCTGTTATAAACAGCAGTTTAATATTTGGTGTAGTCCCTGCTAATTTCAAGCATGCATTAGTACAACCCCTGCTTAAGAAACCTGCTGTGGACCACACTGTATTGGCTAACTACAGGCCTATCTCCAAGTTGTCTTTAATGCCTAAAATCTTAGAGAAAATTGTACACTGCCAATTGgtggattttttaaatgagaacgGTATCCTAGAGGTCTTCcaatcaggttttaaaaactttcataGCACTGAGTCAGCactcttaaaggtttttaatgatATCCTCCTTTCCTGTGATTCTGGTAATCATGTTCTTCTTGTCCTTCTTGACCTAACAGCTGCTTTTGACACTGTAGACCACAACATTTTACTGACTCGCTTGCACCATCTTGCAGGCATTCGTGGTACTGCTTTGAAATGGTTTAGGTCTTATCTTTCTGACAGAACTTTTAGTGTTAACTTTTTAGGGTATGAGTCCTCCTCTGCCACTTTTCAGTTTGGGGTCCCGCAGGGCTCAATTTTAGGgcctctgcttttttcattatatttacagCCGCTGGGGACCATCCTCAGAAGGCATGGAATATGCTTCCACTGTTACGCTGATGACTGTCAGATTTATCTGCCTCTGAAGCAGAAAGATGCCTTCTCTATTAAACCACTTCTAGCATGTCTAGAAGACATCAAATCTTGGATGTCCCTAAACTTTCTAAGATGTAATTCAAGCAAAACTGAGGTGATTGTGTTTGGTCCCAGCGGACCTTGTGAACCCTCCGCTATTGACTTGGAACCCCTGGCAGAGTATTTTAAACCTGTCAAGTCCAGTTTCTATTATTTAAGGCGTTTGGCAAAGGTAAGACTATTTTATCTCAGCCGCATTTTGAAACAGtaatgcatgcttttatttcatctcctttggattactgtaatgctcTGTATTTTGGAGTTAGTCGGTATCTTCTCTCtcgtctgcagctggtccaaaatgctgctgcacgaCTTTTAACCAGAACTTgtaaaagagagcacataactcccatcctggcttcactccattggctgcctgtatatcttagagttcattttaaaactctgtttgttttcaaatgtttaaacagtCTTGCCCCAccttacctctctgagcttcttcatcCTTACACCCCGCCCCCCCcaggtctctcaggtcagctgaccagctgctcctggaggtacccaggtccaagaggaagctcagagggggCGGGGCCTTCTCTATTGCTGCTCCTAATCTGTGGAACAATCAGCCCCAgcacattagagaggcccctccaatgtccacttttaaaacacgtcttaaaacccatttttactcCCTGGCATATGACAAGGagtaaaaatgattttattgttttaaatgtaattctaaTTCTCATTTTATGCTATTTTACTTTTTGCTATTTGTACTAATTGTATtaatttaaatgtcattttaattatcatcttatttttatccttattttttttttttaacttattgaATGTATCATTTCtggcatgtcaagtgtacagcactttgtgttcagctggggACTTGTtctgaaagtgctatataaataaattgcttgcttgcttactGTTGCATATATACATGTTTGCACTCTCTAAGGCCCGGGGCACTTGTACTTTtgattattttgattttttttatcctaCTGCGGTAACAAACTCCCTTGCGGGATGAACAAATGATCTTTAGCCTTCTCTCTCCTGTAGTTTGTTTGGCCCTGTTCTTCCTGTTAACGTGGAGTTCTCCCCACCAACGGTCTCAGTGATCCTGTGGGACCTGACGGTTTCTGTGAGGTGCTACTGTTTAAACAATGAGCTGACAGACCTATGCAGAGCGTCAGGTAGAGCAGCCCCATCCTGATGTCCAGTCTGAAGAACAGGATCACATTGGCCACTTTGCTGAACAGGATGATGTTGCCCACATGTTGCTCCACAGTTACTGACACAAACGACACAGAGACACTTTCATGTTTTAGTCAATGCTATAAAACAGATTAGCAGCAGATAATAAACAGTCCTAATGAATGATGAACACGATGATGCAACATCTTtcaaattcaatttaaaagcctcctcagggctcgcaaaatcgctagcccgacgtcccggggctagcgatttttccagtcgggctaccaaaatccatctccgccctgcccgtcgggctatcataggaaggaaaaatatgtgtcaatgcttttgcattctttcgcaaatgtagctgggtaattaTGTCATCGGCATGGATGAgtcactgtcaatatgtgacatattgaaatcgcgtttgactttgtgcttgttttttgctttcactttcactttgcgaTCGCGCGGACTGTGGATAGAGAGCGGCAgcactgattggtgagtgacagattaattgcgcaccaattcctccgACATCATCTTATCACTCATTAGCTTACTattcaaacatgacaagtgaaatctcccacagcaagcttaaacatgtcaTAGAGGTTGATTGCGCAGAGAATTGCTGACCGTTATGTAAGTACGTGTGTAAAAGCAGATGGATTTACGCcggtattttagttctgcagagCCAAATAAGACAGGTCAGGATGAAGAAggggcagccaaagaaaagcctaccaCAAAACGCAAAAGTTAcgacaaatcagactatgaggcaaaaagaaagcgcagcttttttggtttcatggacaaaagaatttctgtggttGGAATATGATAAGCTAAATAACATGATGTTCTGCCAGGTGTGTCGTGagttccctcgatttctgagtcaacaagcgcctttgttactgggaccagtcattttaagaaagaccccatcagaacccatgagaaatgcaagaaatgcattattgcccagtctgcaatatctttcccagaacaaacaccaattgcaaaaaacatactaaaaataaacaaagcacaacaagaagtcctgaaaaatctgtttagaacagcgtggtatgttgcaaagagtgaactaccactggcaaaatttagcagtctttgcaaatttcaaaaagcaaatgtcctagatcttggttccacttgcctcttacccttgacttcagtggaaatgtcagattcaggatctgacacagactgattcatgttctacgcagttcttacaagttcatagaaatttctgttcaatttgaaccaaatatttgagttgatgattgcaATTCtagttgttgtaatttgtgttttaactattttttgattggtgttttgtttcctttaccatattatactttaatgtataatatggtaaaggaaacaaaacatcaatcaaaaaattgtcctctttttttaattcgggctacttaaatttattttgggctaccaaaaactgaagagtgctgcccgaagggctaccagggattttgaaatttagCGAGCCCTGGTCCTGACAGAGAACATCACAGGGCGCTGGATAGCACACAACTCATCCACACTATGAAAAAGACATTTACTCACTCGCCCGGCGGTTCTTCATCATCACGATGGCACTGAGGAACATGAGGATCTCCACCTCTCTCTGAGAACACAAACATGGCCTTTGTTACTCTGCCGTCTCTGCTCCACTCTCACAGCCTCTACAGCTCTGACACGATTTGCTAACACTTCATTTTAACCCAGCATTTCCCATTTGACTGGTTGTTGTTTACACCTTTGTTACTCAGCTGatttcagaaacaaaaacaaaactgtgagaTGAACAGAGAGAACACTAAGATGATTTTCATTTTAGCTCTGGACAGATTTTAAAGCCCTGTTCTGATACTTGCACAGGCGCTGTATCTCTTCTGTCAAAACAGCAACTGCAAATAAAGCACCACATCTGCCAAATAA
This window contains:
- the tmx2b gene encoding thioredoxin-related transmembrane protein 2-B: MALLTPLFAFLYHLPQVYKWLLKPYYVASLFMSIAFLAVRKTPGICDRLATQREDGNSCDFDWREVEILMFLSAIVMMKNRRAITVEQHVGNIILFSKVANVILFFRLDIRMGLLYLTLCIVFLMTCKPPLYMGPEYIKYFSDKTIDDELARDSRVTWIVEFFANWSPECQSFASVYADLSLKYNCAGLKFGKVDIGRYGEVSKKYKVSASPLSKQLPSLVLFQGGKEVMRRPQVDKKGRAVSWSFTEENIIREFNLNELYQKSKKLSKTRGDKVSQSQFPPVPEEEEPEQQGVEAQGVESESKKDK